The following coding sequences lie in one Primulina huaijiensis isolate GDHJ02 chromosome 2, ASM1229523v2, whole genome shotgun sequence genomic window:
- the LOC140971237 gene encoding zinc finger A20 and AN1 domain-containing stress-associated protein 6-like: MAEEHGFQASEGHRLCVNNCGFLGSPATKNMCSKCYGDLCLNKSGDSSPIFSTPLPSTPSQSVAVVQTSPSASAAEVIREVTTAGQPSQPPTNRCFSCRKKVGLTGFRCRCGTTFCGIHRYPEKHGCSFDFKAVGREAIAKANPVIRAEKLVKM; encoded by the coding sequence ATGGCGGAAGAGCACGGATTCCAGGCGTCGGAAGGCCACAGGCTGTGCGTCAATAATTGCGGGTTCTTGGGAAGCCCCGCCACGAAGAATATGTGCTCCAAATGTTACGGCGACCTATGTCTCAATAAATCGGGGGATTCTTCTCCGATATTCTCCACCCCTTTACCTTCTACGCCTTCGCAGTCTGTTGCTGTGGTTCAGACGAGTCCTTCCGCGTCGGCTGCGGAGGTAATCAGGGAGGTTACAACGGCGGGTCAGCCGTCTCAGCCGCCTACGAACAGATGTTTTTCTTGCAGGAAGAAGGTGGGGTTGACGGGGTTCAGGTGTAGGTGTGGGACAACCTTCTGTGGGATCCACAGGTACCCCGAGAAACATGGCTGCAGCTTCGATTTCAAGGCTGTAGGCCGGGAAGCCATAGCCAAGGCTAATCCGGTGATCAGAGCAGAGAAGCTGGTGAAGATGTAA